One stretch of Microvirga lotononidis DNA includes these proteins:
- a CDS encoding ABC transporter ATP-binding protein, with protein MSEAVLRVKDLQTQFQTRAGVLKAVDGVSFEVGRGRILGLVGESGSGKSVTGYSILGLIEPPGRIAGGEVLLNGKDLTGLKGEAMRKVRGAQIAMVFQDPMMTLNPVLKIGTQMIAAVRAHDKVSRKVARARARDALAKVGIPSPEERLDAYPHQLSGGMRQRVAIAIALLHSPAVIIADEPTTALDVSIQGQILAEVRRLADDTGTAFVWVTHDLAVVSSLADDICVMYAGRVVESGPAADVIASPRHPYTAGLLASVPAEHEPGAKLPQVPGSTPSLANLPPGCAFAPRCAKAGPACTTTPPVQTFEDGRTALCHYPIEPVSCQPLSLTSTTYRSAS; from the coding sequence ATGAGCGAAGCGGTTCTTCGTGTCAAAGACCTTCAGACGCAGTTCCAGACCAGGGCCGGCGTTCTGAAGGCCGTCGACGGCGTCAGCTTCGAGGTCGGCCGCGGCCGCATTCTGGGTCTGGTCGGCGAATCCGGTTCCGGCAAGAGCGTGACGGGCTATTCCATCCTCGGCCTGATCGAGCCGCCCGGCAGGATCGCCGGCGGCGAGGTTCTCCTGAACGGCAAGGACCTGACCGGCCTGAAGGGCGAAGCCATGCGGAAGGTCCGCGGCGCCCAGATCGCCATGGTCTTCCAGGATCCGATGATGACCCTCAATCCGGTCCTCAAGATCGGAACGCAGATGATCGCGGCCGTCCGGGCGCACGACAAGGTCTCGCGCAAGGTGGCCCGTGCGAGGGCGCGCGACGCGCTCGCCAAGGTGGGTATCCCCAGCCCCGAGGAGCGGCTCGACGCCTATCCGCATCAGCTCTCCGGCGGCATGCGCCAACGCGTGGCCATCGCCATCGCTCTCCTGCACAGCCCGGCCGTCATCATCGCGGACGAGCCGACGACGGCGCTCGACGTCTCCATCCAGGGCCAGATCCTGGCCGAGGTGCGACGCCTTGCGGACGACACCGGCACGGCATTCGTGTGGGTGACGCACGACCTCGCCGTCGTGTCGAGCCTCGCCGACGATATCTGCGTCATGTATGCGGGCAGGGTCGTGGAAAGCGGCCCGGCCGCCGATGTGATCGCATCGCCGCGCCATCCCTACACCGCAGGCCTCCTCGCCTCCGTTCCGGCTGAGCACGAGCCCGGGGCGAAGCTTCCGCAGGTGCCCGGATCGACGCCGTCCCTGGCCAACCTCCCACCGGGCTGCGCCTTCGCGCCCCGCTGCGCCAAGGCGGGACCCGCCTGCACCACGACGCCGCCCGTCCAGACCTTCGAGGACGGACGCACCGCCCTATGCCATTATCCGATCGAGCCCGTTTCATGCCAGCCGCTCTCCTTGACATCGACCACGTATCGAAGCGCTTCGTAA
- a CDS encoding ABC transporter ATP-binding protein gives MPAALLDIDHVSKRFVKQPNLGERIAGLLGAGPKAETVRAVTDVSLSVAKGEVVGLVGESGCGKSTLGRMIAGIYTPSDGKILFDKVPVAKSQGRRTQKLTTRVQMIHQDPFASLNPRIRIGDTVAEGPVAHNIVKGRDADSYVADLLGRVGLDPSYRRRFPHQFSGGQRQRIAIARALAMKPDLLVLDEPVASLDVSIQAQVLNLFMDLRQDLDLTGIFISHDLGVVRHVSDRVAIMYLGRIVELAPTSELYEAPNHPYTRALFESVPRIGVGKKSFRPIAGEIPSPLHPPSGCHFHPRCPFAGPRCKRETPPLTGIAPGRFSACHLNTGGTD, from the coding sequence ATGCCAGCCGCTCTCCTTGACATCGACCACGTATCGAAGCGCTTCGTAAAGCAGCCCAATCTCGGCGAGCGTATCGCCGGATTGCTGGGTGCCGGGCCCAAGGCCGAGACCGTGCGCGCTGTGACCGATGTCAGCCTGTCGGTCGCCAAGGGCGAGGTCGTAGGCCTCGTAGGCGAATCCGGCTGCGGGAAGTCGACGCTCGGGCGCATGATCGCCGGCATCTACACGCCGAGCGACGGCAAGATCCTGTTCGACAAGGTCCCCGTGGCCAAGTCGCAGGGACGGCGGACGCAGAAGCTGACGACCCGCGTGCAGATGATCCACCAGGATCCCTTCGCCAGCCTCAATCCGCGCATCCGCATCGGCGACACGGTGGCCGAGGGACCGGTGGCTCACAACATCGTCAAGGGGCGCGACGCGGATTCCTACGTCGCGGATCTGCTCGGGCGCGTCGGGCTCGATCCGAGCTACCGCAGGCGCTTTCCCCATCAGTTCTCCGGCGGGCAGCGCCAGCGCATCGCCATCGCCCGGGCGCTCGCCATGAAGCCGGACCTGTTGGTGCTCGACGAGCCGGTGGCCTCCCTCGACGTGTCGATCCAGGCGCAGGTCCTCAACCTGTTCATGGATCTGCGCCAGGATCTCGATCTTACCGGCATCTTCATCAGCCACGATTTGGGCGTGGTGCGGCACGTCTCCGACCGGGTCGCGATCATGTATCTCGGCCGCATCGTCGAGCTGGCGCCCACCTCCGAGCTCTATGAGGCTCCGAACCATCCGTATACGCGCGCCCTTTTCGAGAGCGTTCCGCGCATCGGCGTGGGCAAGAAGAGCTTCCGCCCGATCGCTGGCGAGATTCCTTCACCGCTTCATCCTCCGAGCGGATGCCACTTCCATCCGCGCTGCCCCTTCGCCGGACCGCGCTGCAAGCGGGAAACGCCTCCGCTCACCGGCATAGCGCCCGGCCGCTTCTCCGCCTGCCATCTCAACACGGGCGGCACGGATTGA
- a CDS encoding carboxypeptidase M32, whose protein sequence is MTHKASLVALQERIAAVNDVLNATSVLTWDSRTMMPAGGAETRGHQIATLTRLARDLLLAPETEKALEAAERAVEGLGEDSAERRMVRQTRHAVDHHKRVPASLIQERAALRTVAQAAWIEGRSKSDFSIFSPHLAKTVELSRAYADCIGWSEHPYDAMVSIYEPGETAASLKSLFGELRARLLPILDVARSRPQPRSDFLFRDYPEEGQRAFGLSLAEKLGYDFKRGRLDTTVHPFEVSFTRNDVRITTRYNRNYLPASMFGTAHEVGHGLYEQGVDPAYTRTTLATDLVGLYAVGGTSFGAHESQSRLWENHIVRSRTFWQLHFPELQRHFPDQLGDVSAGEFYRAVTRVEPGFIRVEADELTYDFHIMLRADIECALMDGSLPVADLPDAWNAAIKRDLDLVVPNDAKGVLQDVHWSTGYIGSFPTYTVGNVMGAQMMDSLRRQKPSLDAAIQAGEYSALAEELRTRIWQHGRRFQRDELLRRETGRGLDPAPYLAYLWDKYAA, encoded by the coding sequence ATGACCCATAAAGCCTCTCTCGTGGCGCTCCAGGAGCGCATCGCCGCCGTCAACGACGTGCTCAACGCAACCTCCGTCCTGACCTGGGATTCCCGCACCATGATGCCTGCGGGTGGAGCGGAAACGCGCGGTCATCAAATCGCAACGCTGACCCGGCTCGCACGCGACCTGCTGCTCGCACCGGAGACCGAGAAGGCGCTCGAGGCGGCGGAGCGGGCGGTCGAGGGGCTCGGTGAGGATTCGGCCGAGCGGCGCATGGTGCGGCAGACGCGGCATGCGGTGGACCACCACAAGCGGGTGCCCGCATCCCTGATCCAGGAGCGCGCGGCGCTTCGCACCGTCGCTCAGGCAGCCTGGATCGAAGGGCGTTCGAAGAGCGATTTCTCGATCTTCTCGCCCCACCTCGCCAAGACGGTCGAATTGTCCCGTGCCTATGCCGATTGCATCGGCTGGAGCGAGCATCCCTATGACGCCATGGTGTCGATCTACGAGCCGGGCGAGACGGCCGCGAGCCTCAAATCCCTGTTCGGCGAACTGCGCGCCCGGCTCCTTCCGATTCTCGATGTCGCGCGGTCGCGGCCTCAGCCCCGTTCCGACTTCCTGTTCCGCGACTATCCGGAAGAAGGGCAGCGTGCTTTCGGCCTGAGCCTCGCCGAAAAGCTCGGATACGACTTCAAGCGCGGGCGCCTGGACACGACGGTGCATCCGTTCGAGGTGTCGTTCACCCGCAACGATGTGCGCATCACCACCCGCTACAACCGGAACTACCTTCCTGCCTCCATGTTCGGCACCGCCCACGAGGTCGGACACGGGCTCTACGAGCAGGGCGTCGACCCGGCCTATACCCGCACCACGCTGGCAACCGATCTCGTGGGACTCTATGCGGTCGGCGGAACCAGCTTCGGCGCCCATGAATCCCAGTCGCGCCTGTGGGAGAATCATATCGTGCGCAGCCGCACCTTCTGGCAGCTGCATTTTCCGGAGCTGCAGAGGCACTTCCCGGATCAGCTCGGCGATGTAAGCGCGGGAGAGTTCTACCGCGCGGTGACACGCGTCGAGCCGGGATTCATCCGGGTCGAGGCGGACGAGCTCACCTATGACTTCCACATCATGCTGCGGGCGGACATCGAATGCGCCCTCATGGACGGCTCGCTGCCCGTCGCCGACCTGCCGGATGCCTGGAACGCGGCGATCAAGCGCGATCTCGATCTTGTGGTGCCGAACGACGCCAAGGGTGTCCTGCAGGATGTGCATTGGTCGACCGGCTATATCGGCTCCTTCCCGACCTATACCGTCGGCAACGTCATGGGCGCCCAGATGATGGACAGCCTGCGCCGGCAGAAGCCGTCCCTCGATGCAGCCATCCAGGCCGGCGAGTATTCGGCCCTGGCGGAAGAGCTGCGCACCCGGATCTGGCAGCACGGACGCCGGTTCCAACGCGACGAACTGCTGCGGCGCGAAACGGGCCGAGGCCTCGATCCGGCACCTTACCTTGCCTATCTGTGGGACAAGTACGCGGCTTAA
- a CDS encoding siderophore-interacting protein, whose protein sequence is MTSSLLRAEAKVDLAGPMQVMDKLCAHFVEHGHVDRSGRSARVTFVYGSASVEADDDSLRLQAESADATGLAYVKWSLAEHILGFAEGVSPRISWTGDGAAGSPLPYFREMRVVSATNVTPRMRRVRLKGSDLARFATGGMHVRLLFPPKAGVVPQWPVTGEDGRPVWPKGEDRPVMRIYTIRSIDVARGEIEIDFVLHDGDETPGSTWARLARPGDIVGAMGPAGGELPDADWYLFVGDETALPAISRILAELPAERRATVLLEVADASEEQPLRSLAALEIRWMHRNGAPAGTTSLLEDALRGIAMPPGAARRFIWAGCEQSSCRCLKRLLRKEWKIPTSEHQVVAYWRAGHSADQVEH, encoded by the coding sequence ATGACATCATCCCTCCTTCGTGCCGAGGCCAAAGTTGACCTCGCTGGTCCCATGCAGGTCATGGACAAGCTCTGCGCGCACTTCGTCGAACACGGCCACGTGGATCGCTCCGGGCGTTCCGCCCGCGTGACCTTCGTTTACGGCAGCGCGTCCGTCGAAGCGGATGACGACAGTCTCCGCCTTCAGGCCGAAAGCGCTGACGCGACCGGCCTTGCCTATGTCAAATGGAGTCTCGCTGAGCACATCCTTGGCTTTGCCGAGGGTGTGTCTCCCCGCATTTCGTGGACCGGCGATGGAGCCGCCGGTTCGCCTTTGCCATACTTCCGCGAAATGCGTGTCGTGAGCGCCACCAACGTGACGCCACGCATGCGCCGGGTGCGGCTCAAAGGCTCGGATCTTGCGCGCTTCGCCACCGGCGGCATGCATGTCCGGCTGCTGTTTCCTCCCAAGGCAGGGGTCGTACCGCAATGGCCGGTGACGGGCGAAGATGGGCGGCCGGTTTGGCCGAAGGGCGAGGACCGGCCGGTAATGCGGATCTATACGATCCGCTCGATCGATGTGGCGCGTGGCGAGATCGAGATCGATTTCGTCCTGCACGACGGTGACGAAACGCCCGGTTCGACCTGGGCTCGGCTGGCCCGCCCTGGGGACATCGTGGGAGCCATGGGACCGGCAGGGGGCGAGCTTCCGGACGCGGATTGGTATCTTTTCGTCGGCGATGAAACCGCGCTGCCGGCCATCAGCCGGATCCTAGCGGAGCTCCCGGCGGAACGCCGGGCCACCGTGCTGCTCGAAGTAGCCGACGCGAGCGAGGAGCAGCCGCTCCGCTCGTTGGCGGCGCTGGAGATCCGCTGGATGCACCGCAACGGTGCACCGGCGGGAACGACGTCCCTGCTCGAGGACGCTCTTCGCGGGATCGCCATGCCGCCGGGCGCGGCACGCCGCTTCATCTGGGCCGGATGCGAGCAGAGCAGCTGCCGATGCCTGAAGCGACTCCTGCGCAAAGAGTGGAAGATTCCGACCTCGGAACATCAGGTCGTCGCCTATTGGCGCGCAGGCCATTCGGCCGATCAGGTCGAGCACTGA